The following proteins are encoded in a genomic region of Sesamum indicum cultivar Zhongzhi No. 13 linkage group LG8, S_indicum_v1.0, whole genome shotgun sequence:
- the LOC105167411 gene encoding GBF-interacting protein 1-like isoform X2, whose product MSSGVKGAAVGSRVPIPGSVKKTIEDIKEITGHNHSEDEIYAMLKECSMDPNETTQKLLLLGTFHEVKKKRDRRKENLNKEPAELRWKPGSQARGNRAGGGNYSSRHVSQDAGGGRSSSTVKERATSQIPEKVVSKSLLVNAQEVKKNEASSIARSDSPITDVSNGPSGITSQSTNSICDNHVCACGGVDQYNETGITSMRKLEGPLRFSSPIDSSSIPDTPRTRDIQKNEMLDSSNPAKSPTPAPGSGSHFSSLDPVPSLDFPLPSAMDAISGEAGNQQIAIELIADNLAERKSASAMQEKMPNDFQGVGNTQNSVSMGTASSIFGVSSVSRPSSNYNNPSQVVGPQKVVPSKEWKPKSTNPSIGQSVSTDASSEVSTISVGSYPESQLAPLKEATPELQTKLEELHISDSQHVIIPNHIHVPEVGKLGFCFGSFDASFGVDMTRNGGLESDKSPALSGSSEPIDEPMKELKLRNQTVLVAMENTEAKYPGHTQSVSQVPEIFLSSECEVPSSISPDYGESKQEVSPRSHQHPVVHSSSNYNIGFMQPILSGQVPPFESSESQTRDVPPLPSFAVQQSFDPTSYYAQFYQSGMDSDGHTLPLQSAGAANKYHGNAALVSAQTSQSPQEGGAPPIQSMVSSAHLVTQPAGIMQSSIAATQQPLPVFHQPAGLHLPHYPPFIAYGPYFSPFYVPPLAIHQFLSNGASPQHPQGGSLYPTPPGRIAKYSVSQYKQGSSTGSSSHVGVAGSYGSYGLSAPNYTSSSATPALTSTLNEDIAVPKENYISVSGQQSEGSGVSRGQLAFTSTQPGHGTLTGIYHPAQAVTAATVHPLLLHSQAITNHVDMGGSRAGVYQP is encoded by the exons atgaGCAGTGGAGTTAAGGGAGCTGCAGTGGGAAGTAGGGTTCCGATTCCGGGCAGCGTAAAGAAGACGATCGAGGATATAAAGGAGATTACTGGGCATAATCATAGCGAAGATGAGATTTATGCAATGCTTAAGGAATGTTCCATGGATCCCAATGAAACTACGCAGAAGCTCCTACTTCTCG GTACATTCCatgaagtaaaaaagaaaCGTGATAGGAGAAAAGAG AATTTGAATAAGGAGCCTGCAGAGTTGAGGTGGAAGCCAGGTAGCCAGGCGCGGGGGAATAGAGCAGGTGGCGGAAACTATTCATCCCGGCATGTGTCTCAGG ATGCTGGTGGTGGAAGAAGTTCATCCACTGTTAAGGAAAGGGCCACCAGTCAGATTCCAGAGAAAGTCGTTAGCAAGAGTCTTCTGGTCAATGCACAAGAAGTGAAAAAGAATGAAGCTTCTTCCATTGCAAGGTCGGATAG TCCAATTACTGATGTGTCTAATGGTCCATCTGGTATTACTTCCCAGAGTACCAATTCTATTTGTGACAACcatgtgtgtgcatgtggagGTGTTGATCAATACAATGAAACTGGAATTACCAGCATGCGTAAGTTGGAAGGACCACTGAGATTTTCATCCCCTATTGATTCAAGTAGCATCCCTGATACTCCAAGGACCAGGGATATACAAAAGAATGAGATGCTAGATTCAAGTAACCCTGCAAAATCCCCAACTCCGGCACCTGGTTCAGGATCTCATTTCTCTTCTTTGGATCCTGTGCCATCTCTAGATTTTCCACTCCCCAGTGCCATGGATGCAATTAGTGGTGAAGCAGGAAATCAGCAAATTGCCATTGAACTAATTGCTGATAATCTTGCAGAGAGGAAATCAGCTTCTGCCATGCAGGAAAAGATGCCAAATGACTTCCAGGGAGTTGGAAATACTCAAAATTCAGTATCTATGGGGACTGCCTCTTCTATTTTTGGTGTTTCTTCTGTTAGTAGGCCTTCATCTAATTATAACAATCCATCTCAAGTGGTTGGCCCACAAAAAG TGGTTCCAAGCAAAGAGTGGAAGCCAAAGTCTACAAATCCCAGTATTGGACAGAGTGTCAGCACAGATGCTTCATCTGAGGTTTCTACAATATCTGTTGGCAGTTATCCTGAATCACAGCTAGCTCCTTTAAAAGAAGCTACTCCAGAGCTGCAGACGAAGTTAGAGGAGTTACACATTTCTGATAGTCAGCATGTTATTATTCCTAACCATATACATGTGCCTGAAGTTGGAAAACTTGGATTTTGTTTTGGAAGTTTTGATGCTAGCTTTGGAGTAGACATGACACGTAATGGAGGCCTTGAGAGTGACAAGAGTCCAGCACTATCTGGATCATCTGAACCTATTGATGAACCCATGAAGGAGCTAAAGTTGAG AAATCAAACTGTGTTGGTAGCTATGGAGAACACTGAAGCAAAATATCCTGGCCATACCCAATCAGTTTCACAAGTAccagaaatatttttgtctagCGAGTGTGAAGTCCCATCCTCTATCAGCCCTGATTATGGTGAATCCAAGCAGGAGGTATCTCCCAGAAGCCATCAACATCCTGTTGTCCATTCTTCTTCAAACTATAATATTGGTTTTATGCAACCAATATTGAGTGGCCAAGTTCCACCTTTTGAAAGTTCAGAATCTCAAACTCGTGATGTTCCTCCACTTCCAAGCTTTGCT GTGCAGCAATCTTTTGATCCAACGAGCTACTATGCACAGTTTTATCAATCTGGCATGGATAGTGATGGTCACACTTTGCCTCTTCAGTCTGCTGGAGCTGCAAACAAATACCATGGAAATGCTGCACTTGTGTCTGCACAGACTTCTCAGTCTCCTCAAGAG GGTGGTGCCCCTCCGATTCAGTCCATGGTGTCTTCAGCACATCTTGTCACCCAACCTGCTGGGATCATGCAAAGTTCAATAGCTGCAACTCAGCAACCTCTTCCTGTATTCCATCAACCAGCTGGCCTTCATCTGCCCCATTATCCTCCATTTATTGCTTATGGTCCTTATTTCTCTCCATTTTATGTCCCACCACTAgcaattcatcaatttttaagCAATGGTGCGTCGCCTCAGCACCCTCAGGGTGGCAGTTTGTATCCAACGCCACCTGGAAGAATTGCCAAATATTCGGTTTCTCAGTATAAGCAAGGATCTAGTACAGGAAGCTCGTCCCACGTTGGAGTGGCTGGCAGCTACGGGTCATATGGTCTTTCTGCGCCCAACTACACATCCAGTTCAGCCACACCAGCCCTTACTTCAACGCTAAATGAGGATATTGCCGTCCCAaaggaaaattacatttctgTCAGTGGTCAACAG AGTGAAGGTTCAGGTGTGTCCCGGGGTCAACTGGCTTTCACCTCAACACAGCCTGGCCACGGAACCTTAACTGGTATTTACCACCCGGCACAGGCAGTGACAGCTGCAACTGTTCACCCTCTTTTACTACATTCTCAAGCCATTACCAACCACGTTGATATGGGAGGATCAAGAGCTGGTGTTTACCAACCGTAG
- the LOC105167411 gene encoding GBF-interacting protein 1-like isoform X1 — MSSGVKGAAVGSRVPIPGSVKKTIEDIKEITGHNHSEDEIYAMLKECSMDPNETTQKLLLLGTFHEVKKKRDRRKENLNKEPAELRWKPGSQARGNRAGGGNYSSRHVSQDAGGGRSSSTVKERATSQIPEKVVSKSLLVNAQEVKKNEASSIARSDSPITDVSNGPSGITSQSTNSICDNHVCACGGVDQYNETGITSMRKLEGPLRFSSPIDSSSIPDTPRTRDIQKNEMLDSSNPAKSPTPAPGSGSHFSSLDPVPSLDFPLPSAMDAISGEAGNQQIAIELIADNLAERKSASAMQEKMPNDFQGVGNTQNSVSMGTASSIFGVSSVSRPSSNYNNPSQVVGPQKVVPSKEWKPKSTNPSIGQSVSTDASSEVSTISVGSYPESQLAPLKEATPELQTKLEELHISDSQHVIIPNHIHVPEVGKLGFCFGSFDASFGVDMTRNGGLESDKSPALSGSSEPIDEPMKELKLRNQTVLVAMENTEAKYPGHTQSVSQVPEIFLSSECEVPSSISPDYGESKQEVSPRSHQHPVVHSSSNYNIGFMQPILSGQVPPFESSESQTRDVPPLPSFAVQQSFDPTSYYAQFYQSGMDSDGHTLPLQSAGAANKYHGNAALVSAQTSQSPQELQGGAPPIQSMVSSAHLVTQPAGIMQSSIAATQQPLPVFHQPAGLHLPHYPPFIAYGPYFSPFYVPPLAIHQFLSNGASPQHPQGGSLYPTPPGRIAKYSVSQYKQGSSTGSSSHVGVAGSYGSYGLSAPNYTSSSATPALTSTLNEDIAVPKENYISVSGQQSEGSGVSRGQLAFTSTQPGHGTLTGIYHPAQAVTAATVHPLLLHSQAITNHVDMGGSRAGVYQP, encoded by the exons atgaGCAGTGGAGTTAAGGGAGCTGCAGTGGGAAGTAGGGTTCCGATTCCGGGCAGCGTAAAGAAGACGATCGAGGATATAAAGGAGATTACTGGGCATAATCATAGCGAAGATGAGATTTATGCAATGCTTAAGGAATGTTCCATGGATCCCAATGAAACTACGCAGAAGCTCCTACTTCTCG GTACATTCCatgaagtaaaaaagaaaCGTGATAGGAGAAAAGAG AATTTGAATAAGGAGCCTGCAGAGTTGAGGTGGAAGCCAGGTAGCCAGGCGCGGGGGAATAGAGCAGGTGGCGGAAACTATTCATCCCGGCATGTGTCTCAGG ATGCTGGTGGTGGAAGAAGTTCATCCACTGTTAAGGAAAGGGCCACCAGTCAGATTCCAGAGAAAGTCGTTAGCAAGAGTCTTCTGGTCAATGCACAAGAAGTGAAAAAGAATGAAGCTTCTTCCATTGCAAGGTCGGATAG TCCAATTACTGATGTGTCTAATGGTCCATCTGGTATTACTTCCCAGAGTACCAATTCTATTTGTGACAACcatgtgtgtgcatgtggagGTGTTGATCAATACAATGAAACTGGAATTACCAGCATGCGTAAGTTGGAAGGACCACTGAGATTTTCATCCCCTATTGATTCAAGTAGCATCCCTGATACTCCAAGGACCAGGGATATACAAAAGAATGAGATGCTAGATTCAAGTAACCCTGCAAAATCCCCAACTCCGGCACCTGGTTCAGGATCTCATTTCTCTTCTTTGGATCCTGTGCCATCTCTAGATTTTCCACTCCCCAGTGCCATGGATGCAATTAGTGGTGAAGCAGGAAATCAGCAAATTGCCATTGAACTAATTGCTGATAATCTTGCAGAGAGGAAATCAGCTTCTGCCATGCAGGAAAAGATGCCAAATGACTTCCAGGGAGTTGGAAATACTCAAAATTCAGTATCTATGGGGACTGCCTCTTCTATTTTTGGTGTTTCTTCTGTTAGTAGGCCTTCATCTAATTATAACAATCCATCTCAAGTGGTTGGCCCACAAAAAG TGGTTCCAAGCAAAGAGTGGAAGCCAAAGTCTACAAATCCCAGTATTGGACAGAGTGTCAGCACAGATGCTTCATCTGAGGTTTCTACAATATCTGTTGGCAGTTATCCTGAATCACAGCTAGCTCCTTTAAAAGAAGCTACTCCAGAGCTGCAGACGAAGTTAGAGGAGTTACACATTTCTGATAGTCAGCATGTTATTATTCCTAACCATATACATGTGCCTGAAGTTGGAAAACTTGGATTTTGTTTTGGAAGTTTTGATGCTAGCTTTGGAGTAGACATGACACGTAATGGAGGCCTTGAGAGTGACAAGAGTCCAGCACTATCTGGATCATCTGAACCTATTGATGAACCCATGAAGGAGCTAAAGTTGAG AAATCAAACTGTGTTGGTAGCTATGGAGAACACTGAAGCAAAATATCCTGGCCATACCCAATCAGTTTCACAAGTAccagaaatatttttgtctagCGAGTGTGAAGTCCCATCCTCTATCAGCCCTGATTATGGTGAATCCAAGCAGGAGGTATCTCCCAGAAGCCATCAACATCCTGTTGTCCATTCTTCTTCAAACTATAATATTGGTTTTATGCAACCAATATTGAGTGGCCAAGTTCCACCTTTTGAAAGTTCAGAATCTCAAACTCGTGATGTTCCTCCACTTCCAAGCTTTGCT GTGCAGCAATCTTTTGATCCAACGAGCTACTATGCACAGTTTTATCAATCTGGCATGGATAGTGATGGTCACACTTTGCCTCTTCAGTCTGCTGGAGCTGCAAACAAATACCATGGAAATGCTGCACTTGTGTCTGCACAGACTTCTCAGTCTCCTCAAGAG TTGCAGGGTGGTGCCCCTCCGATTCAGTCCATGGTGTCTTCAGCACATCTTGTCACCCAACCTGCTGGGATCATGCAAAGTTCAATAGCTGCAACTCAGCAACCTCTTCCTGTATTCCATCAACCAGCTGGCCTTCATCTGCCCCATTATCCTCCATTTATTGCTTATGGTCCTTATTTCTCTCCATTTTATGTCCCACCACTAgcaattcatcaatttttaagCAATGGTGCGTCGCCTCAGCACCCTCAGGGTGGCAGTTTGTATCCAACGCCACCTGGAAGAATTGCCAAATATTCGGTTTCTCAGTATAAGCAAGGATCTAGTACAGGAAGCTCGTCCCACGTTGGAGTGGCTGGCAGCTACGGGTCATATGGTCTTTCTGCGCCCAACTACACATCCAGTTCAGCCACACCAGCCCTTACTTCAACGCTAAATGAGGATATTGCCGTCCCAaaggaaaattacatttctgTCAGTGGTCAACAG AGTGAAGGTTCAGGTGTGTCCCGGGGTCAACTGGCTTTCACCTCAACACAGCCTGGCCACGGAACCTTAACTGGTATTTACCACCCGGCACAGGCAGTGACAGCTGCAACTGTTCACCCTCTTTTACTACATTCTCAAGCCATTACCAACCACGTTGATATGGGAGGATCAAGAGCTGGTGTTTACCAACCGTAG
- the LOC105167411 gene encoding GBF-interacting protein 1-like isoform X3 has translation MSSGVKGAAVGSRVPIPGSVKKTIEDIKEITGHNHSEDEIYAMLKECSMDPNETTQKLLLLGTFHEVKKKRDRRKENLNKEPAELRWKPGSQARGNRAGGGNYSSRHVSQDAGGGRSSSTVKERATSQIPEKVVSKSLLVNAQEVKKNEASSIASPITDVSNGPSGITSQSTNSICDNHVCACGGVDQYNETGITSMRKLEGPLRFSSPIDSSSIPDTPRTRDIQKNEMLDSSNPAKSPTPAPGSGSHFSSLDPVPSLDFPLPSAMDAISGEAGNQQIAIELIADNLAERKSASAMQEKMPNDFQGVGNTQNSVSMGTASSIFGVSSVSRPSSNYNNPSQVVGPQKVVPSKEWKPKSTNPSIGQSVSTDASSEVSTISVGSYPESQLAPLKEATPELQTKLEELHISDSQHVIIPNHIHVPEVGKLGFCFGSFDASFGVDMTRNGGLESDKSPALSGSSEPIDEPMKELKLRNQTVLVAMENTEAKYPGHTQSVSQVPEIFLSSECEVPSSISPDYGESKQEVSPRSHQHPVVHSSSNYNIGFMQPILSGQVPPFESSESQTRDVPPLPSFAVQQSFDPTSYYAQFYQSGMDSDGHTLPLQSAGAANKYHGNAALVSAQTSQSPQELQGGAPPIQSMVSSAHLVTQPAGIMQSSIAATQQPLPVFHQPAGLHLPHYPPFIAYGPYFSPFYVPPLAIHQFLSNGASPQHPQGGSLYPTPPGRIAKYSVSQYKQGSSTGSSSHVGVAGSYGSYGLSAPNYTSSSATPALTSTLNEDIAVPKENYISVSGQQSEGSGVSRGQLAFTSTQPGHGTLTGIYHPAQAVTAATVHPLLLHSQAITNHVDMGGSRAGVYQP, from the exons atgaGCAGTGGAGTTAAGGGAGCTGCAGTGGGAAGTAGGGTTCCGATTCCGGGCAGCGTAAAGAAGACGATCGAGGATATAAAGGAGATTACTGGGCATAATCATAGCGAAGATGAGATTTATGCAATGCTTAAGGAATGTTCCATGGATCCCAATGAAACTACGCAGAAGCTCCTACTTCTCG GTACATTCCatgaagtaaaaaagaaaCGTGATAGGAGAAAAGAG AATTTGAATAAGGAGCCTGCAGAGTTGAGGTGGAAGCCAGGTAGCCAGGCGCGGGGGAATAGAGCAGGTGGCGGAAACTATTCATCCCGGCATGTGTCTCAGG ATGCTGGTGGTGGAAGAAGTTCATCCACTGTTAAGGAAAGGGCCACCAGTCAGATTCCAGAGAAAGTCGTTAGCAAGAGTCTTCTGGTCAATGCACAAGAAGTGAAAAAGAATGAAGCTTCTTCCATTGCAAG TCCAATTACTGATGTGTCTAATGGTCCATCTGGTATTACTTCCCAGAGTACCAATTCTATTTGTGACAACcatgtgtgtgcatgtggagGTGTTGATCAATACAATGAAACTGGAATTACCAGCATGCGTAAGTTGGAAGGACCACTGAGATTTTCATCCCCTATTGATTCAAGTAGCATCCCTGATACTCCAAGGACCAGGGATATACAAAAGAATGAGATGCTAGATTCAAGTAACCCTGCAAAATCCCCAACTCCGGCACCTGGTTCAGGATCTCATTTCTCTTCTTTGGATCCTGTGCCATCTCTAGATTTTCCACTCCCCAGTGCCATGGATGCAATTAGTGGTGAAGCAGGAAATCAGCAAATTGCCATTGAACTAATTGCTGATAATCTTGCAGAGAGGAAATCAGCTTCTGCCATGCAGGAAAAGATGCCAAATGACTTCCAGGGAGTTGGAAATACTCAAAATTCAGTATCTATGGGGACTGCCTCTTCTATTTTTGGTGTTTCTTCTGTTAGTAGGCCTTCATCTAATTATAACAATCCATCTCAAGTGGTTGGCCCACAAAAAG TGGTTCCAAGCAAAGAGTGGAAGCCAAAGTCTACAAATCCCAGTATTGGACAGAGTGTCAGCACAGATGCTTCATCTGAGGTTTCTACAATATCTGTTGGCAGTTATCCTGAATCACAGCTAGCTCCTTTAAAAGAAGCTACTCCAGAGCTGCAGACGAAGTTAGAGGAGTTACACATTTCTGATAGTCAGCATGTTATTATTCCTAACCATATACATGTGCCTGAAGTTGGAAAACTTGGATTTTGTTTTGGAAGTTTTGATGCTAGCTTTGGAGTAGACATGACACGTAATGGAGGCCTTGAGAGTGACAAGAGTCCAGCACTATCTGGATCATCTGAACCTATTGATGAACCCATGAAGGAGCTAAAGTTGAG AAATCAAACTGTGTTGGTAGCTATGGAGAACACTGAAGCAAAATATCCTGGCCATACCCAATCAGTTTCACAAGTAccagaaatatttttgtctagCGAGTGTGAAGTCCCATCCTCTATCAGCCCTGATTATGGTGAATCCAAGCAGGAGGTATCTCCCAGAAGCCATCAACATCCTGTTGTCCATTCTTCTTCAAACTATAATATTGGTTTTATGCAACCAATATTGAGTGGCCAAGTTCCACCTTTTGAAAGTTCAGAATCTCAAACTCGTGATGTTCCTCCACTTCCAAGCTTTGCT GTGCAGCAATCTTTTGATCCAACGAGCTACTATGCACAGTTTTATCAATCTGGCATGGATAGTGATGGTCACACTTTGCCTCTTCAGTCTGCTGGAGCTGCAAACAAATACCATGGAAATGCTGCACTTGTGTCTGCACAGACTTCTCAGTCTCCTCAAGAG TTGCAGGGTGGTGCCCCTCCGATTCAGTCCATGGTGTCTTCAGCACATCTTGTCACCCAACCTGCTGGGATCATGCAAAGTTCAATAGCTGCAACTCAGCAACCTCTTCCTGTATTCCATCAACCAGCTGGCCTTCATCTGCCCCATTATCCTCCATTTATTGCTTATGGTCCTTATTTCTCTCCATTTTATGTCCCACCACTAgcaattcatcaatttttaagCAATGGTGCGTCGCCTCAGCACCCTCAGGGTGGCAGTTTGTATCCAACGCCACCTGGAAGAATTGCCAAATATTCGGTTTCTCAGTATAAGCAAGGATCTAGTACAGGAAGCTCGTCCCACGTTGGAGTGGCTGGCAGCTACGGGTCATATGGTCTTTCTGCGCCCAACTACACATCCAGTTCAGCCACACCAGCCCTTACTTCAACGCTAAATGAGGATATTGCCGTCCCAaaggaaaattacatttctgTCAGTGGTCAACAG AGTGAAGGTTCAGGTGTGTCCCGGGGTCAACTGGCTTTCACCTCAACACAGCCTGGCCACGGAACCTTAACTGGTATTTACCACCCGGCACAGGCAGTGACAGCTGCAACTGTTCACCCTCTTTTACTACATTCTCAAGCCATTACCAACCACGTTGATATGGGAGGATCAAGAGCTGGTGTTTACCAACCGTAG
- the LOC105167412 gene encoding aspartyl protease family protein 2-like: MLSKSLLVVGYFYLFCYGLLVTRNGVLGVSYLNSDYASPFLAIELPAADSSSVDSGFGFSNSKKSLFPQEGFDDEVEHDDFKVEPTVVLNLKHRSSGKRKRPKESVLESTTKDLNRIQTLHTRIVERRKQNSISRITRDDSRRAPAPSPESYTGGFSGQLMATLKSGVSLGSGEYLMDVFVGTPPKHYSLILDTGSDLNWIQCKPCHDCFEQKGPYYDPMQSSSYRNIACKDPRCRLVSSPDPPQPCKAEIQSCPYYYWYGDSSNTTGDFALETFTVNLTAKSGISQFWKVKDVMFGCGHWNRGLFHGAAGVLGLGRGPLSFASQLQSLYGDSFSYCLLSRNSNMSSKLIFGKNKGLLSHPDLNFTTLVAGKENPVSTFYYVQIKSVVVGGEKLNIPEQMWNMSADGAGGTIVDSGTTLSYFADPAYKIIKEAFEEKVKGYQVVKDFPIMDPCYNVSGVEKLDLPSFSFVFADGAVWNFPVENYFIKLEPENIVCLAILGTPRSALSIIGNYQQQNFHILYDTKRSRLGFALTNCADI, translated from the coding sequence ATGTTGTCAAAGTCTTTGCTTGTTGTGGGATACTTTTACTTGTTCTGCTATGGCCTTTTAGTCACAAGAAATGGAGTTCTTGGTGTCAGCTATCTGAATTCTGATTATGCCTCTCCTTTTCTGGCCATAGAATTGCCTGCTGCTGACTCTTCCTCTGTAGATTCAGGTTTTGGCTTctcaaattcaaagaaaagcCTTTTTCCTCAAGAGGGATTTGATGATGAGGTCGAACATGATGATTTTAAGGTAGAACCGACGGTGGTGCTCAACCTGAAACACCGATCATCTGGGAAAAGAAAGAGGCCGAAGGAGTCGGTTTTGGAGTCCACAACCAAGGATTTGAATAGGATTCAGACGCTTCACACAAGGATAGTAGAGAGGAGGAAACAGAATAGCATTTCAAGAATTACTAGAGATGACAGCCGGCGGGCGCCTGCCCCTTCACCGGAATCTTACACAGGCGGGTTCTCCGGCCAGCTCATGGCAACCCTCAAGTCAGGGGTGAGTCTTGGCTCAGGGGAGTACTTAATGGATGTGTTTGTGGGTACACCTCCTAAGCATTACTCTTTGATTCTTGATACTGGTAGTGATCTTAATTGGATCCAATGCAAACCTTGTCATGATTGCTTTGAGCAAAAGGGGCCTTATTATGATCCTATGCAATCGAGTTCATATCGAAATATTGCCTGTAAAGATCCCCGTTGCCGGCTTGTATCGTCCCCTGATCCCCCACAGCCTTGCAAGGCTGAGATTCAGAGTTGTCCTTACTACTACTGGTATGGAGATAGTTCAAACACGACGGGAGATTTTGCATTAGAAACATTTACAGTCAATCTAACGGCGAAAAGTGGGATATCACAGTTTTGGAAAGTGAAAGATGTGATGTTTGGATGTGGTCATTGGAATAGAGGTCTATTTCATGGTGCTGCTGGTGTGTTAGGACTTGGGAGGGGGCCGTTATCGTTTGCCTCCCAGCTCCAATCTTTGTATGGCGATTCGTTCTCCTATTGTCTTCTGAGCAGGAATAGTAACATGAGCAGCAAGTTGATTTTTGGTAAGAATAAGGGGCTGCTGAGCCACCCTGATTTGAACTTCACTACATTGGTTGCCGGAAAAGAAAATCCTGTCAGCACGTTTTATTACGTCCAGATAAAGTCGGTAGTGGTTGGTGGAGAGAAGTTAAATATTCCAGAACAGATGTGGAATATGTCAGCAGATGGCGCCGGTGGTACGATTGTCGACTCGGGTACTACACTCAGTTATTTTGCTGATCCAGCTTACAAGATTATTAAGGAGGCTTTTGAGGAGAAGGTGAAGGGCTATCAAGTTGTGAAGGATTTTCCCATAATGGATCCTTGTTATAATGTATCTGGTGTCGAGAAACTGGATTTGCCCTCATTCTCGTTCGTCTTTGCTGATGGAGCAGTTTGGAATTTCCCAGTCGAGAACTACTTCATCAAGCTCGAGCCTGAAAACATAGTTTGTTTGGCAATTCTGGGAACCCCACGATCAGCTCTGTCAATTATTGGGAACTACCAACAGCAGAACTTCCACATCTTATATGACACTAAGAGATCGAGGCTGGGATTTGCACTAACAAACTGTGCCGATATATAG
- the LOC105167572 gene encoding probable glycosyltransferase At5g03795, which produces MEKVFKIYVYEEGERPIFHHGPCRSIYSTEGNFIYELERGSFYRTNDPREAHVFFLPFSVVGLVQYLYEAGSRDRKAIAGVVADYVQTISFRYPFWNSSLGADHFMLSCHDWGPYSTKSVPKLFSNSIRVLCNANTSEGFNPLKDVSLPEINLNTGDMSGLLGGSPPSQRPILAFFAGRLHGHIRRILLKQWKGKDHDVQVYDELPRNISYESMLRNSKFCLCPSGYEVASPRVVEAIYAECVPVLISKGYVPPLSDVLKWEEFAVAVAEEDIPNVKKILMGIPKEKYLRMHKRLREVQRHFVMNGPPKRFDLFHMILHSIWLRRLNVRILRN; this is translated from the exons atggaaaaagtGTTCAAGATATACGTATACGAAGAAGGAGAGAGACCGATATTCCACCACGGACCGTGCAGGAGTATATACTCCACAGAGGGGAATTTCATCTATGAACTGGAGAGAGGAAGTTTTTATCGGACAAACGATCCGAGGGAAGCACATGTGTTTTTCTTGCCATTTAGTGTTGTTGGGTTGGTTCAGTATCTATATGAGGCTGGAAGCAGAGACAGGAAAGCCATTGCTGGGGTTGTTGCTGATTATGTACAGACTATCTCTTTCAGATATCCCTTCTGGAATTCAAGTCTTGGGGCTGATCATTTCATGCTTTCTTGCCATGATTGG GGTCCATACTCAACTAAATCTGTGCCAAAACTGTTCAGTAATTCCATTAGGGTTTTGTGTAATGCCAATACTTCAGAAGGCTTCAACCCTCTAAAAGATGTATCATTGCCTGAAATCAACCTCAACACGGGGGACATGAGTGGCCTTCTAGGTGGCTCTCCGCCCTCACAACGCCCCATTCTGGCCTTCTTTGCAGGCCGATTACACGGCCACATAAGGCGCATCCTACTAAAACAATGGAAGGGAAAAGACCACGACGTTCAAGTCTATGATGAGCTCCCCAGAAACATTTCCTACGAATCGATGCTGAGGAACAGCAAATTCTGCCTTTGTCCTAGCGGATATGAGGTTGCTAGTCCACGAGTCGTGGAGGCAATTTATGCAGAGTGCGTGCCCGTCTTGATATCGAAGGGGTACGTGCCTCCACTGAGCGACGTGCTCAAGTGGGAGGAGTTCGCGGTGGCGGTGGCCGAGGAGGATATACCTAATGTGAAGAAGATATTGATGGGAATACCTAAGGAGAAGTATTTGAGGATGCATAAAAGGTTGAGGGAAGTGCAAAGGCATTTTGTCATGAATGGACCTCCAAAGAGATTTGATCTCTTTCATATGATTCTTCACTCTATTTGGCTTAGGAGATTGAATGTGAGAATATTAAGGAATTGA